Proteins found in one Leptospira terpstrae serovar Hualin str. LT 11-33 = ATCC 700639 genomic segment:
- a CDS encoding MBOAT family O-acyltransferase, whose amino-acid sequence MLFNSIDYFFFFIACYIIYWISPSRFRNYVLIIFSLIFYGYWSGSFLIHFLLFIILTHLCVLGILKTKKRIFLILGVSINLINLCFFKYFLTYIKYLMLEGDLTIPFFQSLSEIVLPLAISFYTFQMIAYLVDAWRGKFTESPFLNFLLFILFFPQLIAGPIMRHDDFYDQINHSKLTLDFVQRGILHIISGLVKKVLIADQIAKIINPVYLNPGEYDGISILLTTIAFSFQVYGDFSGYTDLARGSAFLLGYEIPENFRSPFLSVSFTELWNRWHHTLSTWIRDYLYIPLGGNRVSELRYNINTIIVMSLSGLWHGNTYTFFLWGFSHGIFLSLERFAFGKPDRKSMSFLKKIFAVIWIFVVFSVLATFFRIDTLKKIATFWSASINLTGKIIYRPDFWGLILASYIIQILEFKNYFSDRFKPYTNLIIFILCLFVYFALIRIESPVETFIYFQF is encoded by the coding sequence ATGCTGTTCAATTCTATCGATTATTTTTTCTTTTTTATAGCCTGTTATATTATCTATTGGATTTCACCTTCTCGCTTTCGTAATTATGTCCTTATCATTTTTTCTCTAATATTTTATGGGTATTGGAGCGGTTCCTTTTTAATTCATTTTTTACTTTTTATCATTCTCACTCATCTTTGTGTCCTAGGAATTCTCAAAACAAAAAAAAGAATTTTTCTAATTTTGGGTGTTTCGATCAATTTGATCAACTTATGTTTTTTTAAATATTTCCTTACCTACATAAAATATTTAATGTTAGAAGGTGACCTAACCATTCCTTTCTTTCAATCTTTGTCAGAAATAGTATTACCTTTAGCCATAAGTTTTTACACTTTCCAAATGATAGCTTATTTGGTTGATGCATGGCGAGGAAAATTTACAGAATCACCTTTTTTAAACTTTCTATTATTCATTTTATTTTTTCCTCAACTCATCGCAGGTCCCATTATGCGGCACGATGACTTTTATGATCAAATCAATCATTCCAAACTGACATTAGATTTTGTACAACGAGGTATCCTGCATATCATTTCTGGGTTAGTAAAAAAAGTTCTCATTGCTGACCAAATTGCTAAAATCATCAATCCTGTTTATTTAAACCCTGGCGAATATGATGGTATATCGATTCTATTAACAACGATAGCCTTTTCTTTTCAGGTATATGGTGACTTTTCCGGTTATACCGATTTAGCAAGAGGATCAGCATTCTTACTTGGTTATGAAATTCCAGAAAACTTTCGTTCTCCTTTTTTATCTGTCAGTTTTACAGAACTATGGAACAGATGGCACCACACACTTTCCACATGGATAAGGGATTATCTATATATTCCGTTAGGTGGTAACAGAGTATCAGAACTTAGGTATAATATAAATACCATCATCGTGATGTCCTTGTCAGGTTTATGGCATGGAAATACTTATACTTTTTTTCTATGGGGATTTTCCCATGGTATTTTTCTTTCTCTGGAAAGATTTGCATTTGGTAAACCTGACAGAAAGTCTATGTCTTTCCTAAAAAAAATATTTGCTGTCATTTGGATCTTTGTTGTGTTTTCTGTTCTAGCTACTTTCTTTCGTATCGATACGCTTAAAAAAATTGCAACATTTTGGTCTGCCAGTATCAATCTTACTGGTAAAATCATTTATCGCCCAGACTTTTGGGGACTAATTCTTGCAAGTTACATAATTCAAATTTTAGAATTCAAAAACTATTTTTCTGATCGATTCAAACCTTATACTAACTTGATTATTTTTATTTTGTGTTTATTTGTATACTTTGCTCTTATCAGAATTGAGTCACCGGTAGAGACATTTATATACTTTCAATTTTAA
- a CDS encoding acetoacetate--CoA ligase: MATQNILWTPHSNDTNLSRFQGHLETKFQKSFSDYVSFHKFSVEQYELFWKEWLFYSGFKLHKEPEKIIKHGIHFSKSIWLPGALYNFAENLLEVGNSNDLALVFYSEDGQIQRLTYAELKQEVLKLQKHLISLGVKKGDRVVGLVPNAPISTIGMLATTTLGAIWSSASPDFGVRGILDRFEQINPKVLISVESYLFKGKQISITDKLEEVSIQLTNTKDSEFKQTLVYDFVEPIKDFGKINFPFRYSEIDKTNPSDQLAYTSISFSDPVYIMFSSGTTGLPKCIVQGGGVLLNHTKELSLHCNVSKQDRFFYYTTCGWMMWNWSQSVLALGATLYQFDGNPFHPSWETLWSIAEKESINVFGTSAKYLSVLEEEKVSVQTKYSLSTLKVILSTGSPLPISGFRYVYENIKKDVQLSSISGGTDLNGCFALGNPILPVFEGQIQCKGLAMDVQVFDDMGKSVENQKGELVCPTPFPSMPLSFWNDESGTKYKSAYFETYHNIWCHGDFASTTPENGLVIYGRSDATLNPGGVRIGTADIYSVVSTIPEVKDSVIIGQEYKDDVRVILFVVTADGVTLDESLVKKIKERIKVETSPRHVPSLVLSVPEIPYTVNGKKVEIAVKQTVAGVEVKNKNALANPNSLDYFRDRKELNV; this comes from the coding sequence ATGGCGACTCAAAATATACTTTGGACACCTCATTCAAATGATACGAATCTATCCCGTTTTCAAGGCCATCTGGAAACTAAGTTTCAGAAATCATTTTCTGATTATGTTTCTTTTCATAAGTTTTCAGTGGAACAGTATGAACTGTTCTGGAAAGAGTGGTTGTTCTATTCAGGTTTTAAGTTACACAAAGAACCAGAAAAAATAATAAAACATGGAATTCATTTTTCAAAATCGATTTGGTTGCCTGGAGCTTTGTATAATTTTGCTGAGAATTTATTAGAAGTTGGGAATTCAAATGATTTAGCATTGGTATTTTATTCGGAAGATGGCCAAATACAACGGTTAACGTATGCGGAACTAAAACAAGAAGTTCTGAAGTTACAAAAACACCTCATTTCATTGGGTGTTAAAAAAGGGGATCGTGTTGTTGGTCTTGTGCCCAATGCACCTATCTCCACCATAGGAATGTTGGCAACAACAACGTTAGGTGCAATTTGGTCTAGCGCCTCACCTGACTTTGGAGTTCGAGGAATTTTAGATCGATTTGAACAAATCAATCCCAAAGTCCTTATTTCAGTTGAATCCTATTTATTTAAAGGTAAACAAATATCCATTACGGATAAATTGGAAGAAGTATCTATCCAGTTGACCAATACTAAGGATTCTGAATTTAAACAGACTTTGGTATATGATTTTGTTGAGCCAATCAAAGATTTTGGTAAAATAAATTTTCCATTCCGATACAGTGAGATTGATAAAACCAATCCTTCTGATCAGTTGGCTTATACTTCTATCTCCTTTTCTGATCCCGTGTACATTATGTTTTCTTCCGGAACCACAGGCCTTCCGAAATGTATTGTTCAGGGCGGAGGAGTTTTACTCAATCATACCAAAGAACTTTCGTTACATTGTAATGTATCCAAACAAGATCGGTTTTTTTATTATACAACTTGCGGTTGGATGATGTGGAATTGGTCTCAATCCGTTTTAGCCTTGGGTGCCACTCTTTATCAATTTGATGGAAATCCATTCCATCCATCTTGGGAAACTTTATGGTCAATAGCAGAAAAAGAATCCATCAATGTTTTTGGAACTAGTGCCAAATACCTTTCTGTATTAGAAGAAGAAAAAGTGTCCGTTCAAACTAAGTATTCGCTTTCTACACTCAAGGTGATTCTTTCGACGGGTTCACCTTTGCCTATCTCTGGGTTTCGTTATGTATATGAAAATATTAAAAAAGATGTGCAACTTTCTTCAATCTCTGGTGGAACAGACTTAAACGGATGTTTTGCTTTGGGAAATCCCATCTTACCTGTGTTTGAAGGTCAAATTCAATGTAAGGGTTTGGCGATGGATGTGCAAGTGTTTGATGATATGGGCAAATCGGTAGAAAATCAAAAGGGAGAATTAGTTTGCCCCACACCGTTTCCTTCTATGCCTCTATCCTTTTGGAATGATGAATCTGGTACAAAATATAAATCTGCTTACTTTGAAACTTATCATAATATTTGGTGTCACGGTGATTTTGCCTCCACTACACCTGAGAATGGATTGGTGATTTATGGTCGCTCTGATGCTACATTAAATCCTGGTGGTGTTCGCATTGGTACGGCAGATATTTATTCAGTAGTTTCTACCATTCCTGAAGTAAAAGACAGTGTCATCATTGGACAAGAGTATAAGGATGATGTTCGAGTGATTTTATTTGTAGTCACAGCGGATGGTGTTACACTCGATGAAAGTTTGGTAAAAAAAATCAAAGAACGGATCAAAGTAGAAACTTCTCCAAGGCATGTGCCTTCCTTAGTTCTTTCTGTCCCCGAAATTCCTTATACAGTGAATGGAAAAAAAGTGGAAATTGCCGTTAAACAAACGGTAGCTGGTGTAGAGGTAAAAAATAAAAATGCACTCGCAAACCCAAATTCCCTAGATTATTTTAGAGATCGAAAGGAACTGAATGTATGA
- a CDS encoding c-type cytochrome — protein sequence MLIRCFIILLFINNCTQENESPKKEPPPPPAVTVPFPEAMYVQNGCASCHGMQGNGRGTRTALFANVRIPNFQDKSTYIYGSSKEAIAKTIKNGIPGTYMKAYLHMRKVEIEAVAEYIQKMQR from the coding sequence ATATTGATTCGATGTTTTATAATCTTACTTTTTATTAACAACTGTACCCAAGAAAATGAATCTCCAAAAAAAGAACCTCCCCCACCACCTGCAGTGACTGTTCCTTTTCCAGAAGCAATGTATGTACAAAATGGATGTGCTTCCTGTCATGGTATGCAAGGCAATGGGCGGGGGACAAGAACAGCATTGTTTGCAAACGTACGAATTCCTAATTTTCAAGATAAGTCAACATATATCTATGGATCTTCAAAAGAAGCCATTGCAAAAACTATTAAAAACGGAATTCCTGGAACCTATATGAAAGCCTATTTGCATATGCGAAAAGTGGAAATTGAAGCGGTTGCTGAGTATATCCAAAAAATGCAAAGATAA